One Magnolia sinica isolate HGM2019 chromosome 2, MsV1, whole genome shotgun sequence genomic window, ACGTAACAACTACATTTTACTCACATCACATGCTCCGCTGGAACTTCAGAAAGGAACGATATGCATTTGAACTCAAATCTCCCTCACACCAAAAGCACGCCCTGAATACTTATTTATCAAGCAAAAGCAGTAAGCCTGATATAGAGATGGATATTACTCAGACGAACTGATCCAGGTACTCCTCTACAGTAGTGTACTTGACGTCGGGATAGAGCTGCGATGCCTCCACACCGAAGGATGGTTCGATCTCAAAGTTGGTATGGTCTCCTTTCACGAACACGGAGTGTTCAATCGCCAAGACGATGTTCACAGGAATTGGAGCCTCTGTGGTAAAGAAAGAATGGAGATCAGTCAAAGTAGGAGATCAGTCAAAGTAAGGTCCCTATCTCCACCAAATGCTGGAGTTTGGCAGGAATGTTAATTGCAGCACCACAGGCTATAGGTGTCTTACATGCACTGTCAAAGTGAATTGCAATTAAAATTATAATCTAAGTGGAAATAACCAAGTTGCAAGTTCCATGACAACAATCACACCAAGGGTGTGGGccccaaattgcaattatgttacTTTCAAATTGGACTATAAAAAGCTTGACTGCAATATTGGGGCTACTTCCGCATTTCTAATGCTAGGAACATTTGGTTATTTGTGATTTCCACTTTCGTAAAAATAGTGTCTGCAATTCAATTctcttgtgcatccaaatgcaacctacAGGTTGGCTGGGCTGAACTACCAATGCTTTTCATCATTGGTTCCTGTTATTCCTTCATTAACTCGGATGAATTGAACTCGGCAATCAAAAGAAAGATTCTCAGATTGATATTTGACAGTATCATCTCAAATTCTAAATACTAGTGGAGTCCTTGCTGACCTTCGATGTCCTTGAGCAGTTGCTCCTCTGGAACATAAATCCTTTCAAGGGTCTTTCCGATCTTCTTCTCCCACAGGGAAACAAGATCATTGAAGGAGTAGATATTAGCAGGGGGTCTTAGATAGAGGACCTTGTTCAAGGTTCTGGGGTCATCCACGGCTTTGATGGTAAATGTGCCAATGTCATCTTCCTTGACAAAAATAGCTGAAAATAGAAAGGCAGTGATGATCAGTGAGAAAAGAGACCGGCATTCACCAAGGCAAGATAGCCAATTTCACATTCAGTATTTCTAGTTACCTGCTACCCCTTTGTATTGGTATTTGCAAACTAAGCAGATATTAAGTGGTCTTTGGAGGTTAGTGTGTTTTCGTACAACACAATGTCCACAGTGCTCAATTTGGTTCTTTGCCGTATTGAGCTCATTTGTCATTTCAATCTGGTTTGATGAAGACATCCTACCAAACTCGCTGCTAGAGGCACAGTTGGGATTTCCCAAACATCTTAGGAAGGAAACACCGCCTACTGACATCCAAATGGCATGCAATAGGATCTGCGCACTTCTCAACATGCAGCCTTAAGCACAATGCATAACTCAAAGGATTGTTCTAAGGTGCCCATGTTGAATTACAGATTCAATGCAATTTTCAAGGTTATACATGTACATATCCTACGTATAagtatgattttaaaaaatggtaCAAGAATGCATGAATGCAAATGTAAATGTATGTAACTGATGTAACTTTGACCCAGAAAGGTCAGTGTTGGTATGTGGTGACAGTGGAAAAACTGAGAGGTGGCACTGGTACTATTTGTGCATATAAGACTGTTATAAGAAAGGCATGGGGAGGTTGTGTTGCTTACCTTTGGGGTTTCCATCCCCTAAGATAACAGCCTTGTCCCTGGGGGGAGATGTGGCTCCCGGCTGTGCCAATGACGGCAGGAAATATCCAGCAAAGAAATTAGAAGAGACGTATGTGTATGGTATCCCCTCAGCCTCAACAGCCCGCCGGATCTGAACCTTGGTTGCAAATGCACTCTTTGCCGGCTCAACTGCATGGACGCGATCCACATCATTTCCAAACTCAGATGGGAAGAATCTCTGCAACACACACCCAGGTCTCAGCTGTGTCAAGCATATAATTCAAAATACAACCGTTTGACGATTAACTAGCTGCTGGGGCATGATTAAAAACGCTAACTGAAACCTTGAGATGTCACCAACCAATTGACCAAGGTAGGTCAATGTAAGAACAAGCTATGTCACATATAACTCAAGTCAGTATATGAATTGGCCAATTTTTTCTATACTCATTTGAGTTGGCACTAACTCAGCAGATTGATTGAGTTTCATGAAGTGATGAAGTTGGCAAAAAATTAGAACGTGAGGACGTGCATCCCTCTCACCTATAACTCAGATAGGGCTACTTACCACTAAATGAAGTGTATGTCATCTACAAAGGTTGTATTATTTAATTAACCAAATTACTTTTCTGAAATGAAATCTACCACAAACAACATGAGCTTACCCACCTTTAGCATCTACAAAGTATTTGTTAATAACATTTTGGATGGCTGGGGCTGTTGATCTGTGAGGACcccttcttattattattattttgatgaaTAGGCCCTATATGGATGTTTTATGGTGTAAAAAACATAGATAACATCTAACTCAAAAGTCAGAACATCAATGACAAGCAATGGATGGTTGACAAATAGTTGAGCAAGAAAGGAGCACCAAACCCCAATTAACCGGTGAGCTTTGCAAACATTCAGAGGGTGAGATTCTTCTGCAAATTGTTTTAGATTGTTTCACTTCCAGGTGATAATGCCAAATATCAATGGTCTCCAATGCTCAGATAGGTACCATTTGTAATGTAGAGACACTTTGAATGGGTGGGTACCCATCTCTAGAATGGTTGGTgatctctcaaatctctcctaaaAAATACAAGAGAATATTTAAACTATAACTGGAGAAATTATAAAGTCTGATGCATTAAAATGTGAGTAGTGTCCTGATGCACTAGTTTATGAACAAGTGGATTTGGTTGAGGATCCAGGTCATTGATCTGATAAACAGCATCATGGATGGGGCATGCCACAAAGAGCTCCTAGGTAGGAAGATCCCAACCCTTCTATGAGTGGCCAAAAAATGGACATACAACAATGGTCTAGAAAAAACTGGAAAAACATAGTGACGGTATCTTAGAATTGGGACGAATATAGGTCTAACCCCATCCATGGAGGGTGCATCTGGTCAACAATTTAGATCTATGAACCATGGACTCCATTTTCCAAAATGGACACATCAAGAAAATTAATGTTCTGATGTACAAAGACCCTTAAAAATTTGAAGTAATCATGTCTTAATCCACCATCCCTTTAACCCACCATACCTTTTATTAGGATCTtgatttttaaagattttatttaaatttctatttttcctctcttAAAATAGTATAACAAAGCTTCACCCTTTTATAAAagactttcattttttttttttttgtccttgatagagtgggtgGTTAGGAGCACATGCATAGGTGTGTGCATCGCAGGGAGCGCGGAATGATCTGCTACTCCTAGTGAGCTGCAAGTTATAGTACTCCTACTTGCATCGGAACACTGCACATACATGTCTTATAGTTGCTCTTAGAGAACTACAAGTTACAGTACTCCTACTTGTAGTGGAAGGACAATCCAATGG contains:
- the LOC131237960 gene encoding phenylcoumaran benzylic ether reductase Betv6-like; its protein translation is MAEKSKILFIGGTGYIGKFIVEASAKSGHPTFVLIRESTVSDPAKATLIENFKNHGVTLVYGDLYDHGSLVKAIKGVDVVISTVGQLQLADQTKIIAAIKEAGNVKRFFPSEFGNDVDRVHAVEPAKSAFATKVQIRRAVEAEGIPYTYVSSNFFAGYFLPSLAQPGATSPPRDKAVILGDGNPKAIFVKEDDIGTFTIKAVDDPRTLNKVLYLRPPANIYSFNDLVSLWEKKIGKTLERIYVPEEQLLKDIEEAPIPVNIVLAIEHSVFVKGDHTNFEIEPSFGVEASQLYPDVKYTTVEEYLDQFV